One segment of Streptomyces bathyalis DNA contains the following:
- a CDS encoding beta family protein, producing the protein MAYVPILKGKRGEFTALGQMEPGVQAEVHPIMEVVHDERLRDVMETFRKNAWGQLPQGLDIAVDCGGLWHHGVVGGVWTGRPMHWLSEAFGAWLLALIPVFRPYDPPGALTEVRDVQRAHRRGAVLRVDVFLVPVGSPTVSREVRTALRAVHLAPEQVDLVLDAGHVSGDTAVTDALPPMLDALRWARQATWRNVVLAAGAFPKTLRKLVRGIPNRVHRWDAALWRKVVNSTDGMPPHFGDYGVTHPVAPRRGRGSIPNIRYTAGEDWQVYVAPQTLPGNDDFFVIARELLRSEYWPVRGEATSWGDAELAMCARGQRAKAGGGAEWRAWATSHHLAVTAEALRTTGQP; encoded by the coding sequence ATGGCGTATGTACCGATCCTGAAAGGCAAACGAGGCGAATTCACCGCGCTCGGGCAGATGGAGCCCGGTGTGCAGGCCGAAGTTCATCCGATCATGGAAGTCGTCCATGACGAGCGACTGCGGGATGTCATGGAGACCTTCCGCAAGAACGCCTGGGGCCAGCTGCCGCAAGGGCTGGATATCGCCGTGGACTGTGGCGGCCTATGGCATCACGGTGTGGTCGGCGGCGTCTGGACTGGACGCCCGATGCACTGGCTCAGCGAGGCGTTCGGAGCCTGGCTCCTCGCCCTGATCCCGGTCTTCCGACCGTATGACCCGCCCGGAGCGCTGACCGAGGTGCGTGACGTTCAGCGCGCTCACAGGCGTGGAGCGGTGCTCCGCGTCGATGTCTTCCTTGTTCCGGTCGGGTCTCCCACGGTGTCGCGTGAGGTGCGCACCGCCTTGCGTGCCGTGCATCTGGCCCCTGAGCAGGTGGACTTGGTGCTGGATGCCGGTCACGTGTCCGGGGATACCGCGGTGACTGACGCGCTCCCGCCGATGCTGGACGCGTTGCGATGGGCGCGGCAGGCCACGTGGCGCAACGTGGTTTTGGCTGCAGGTGCCTTTCCCAAGACTCTTCGGAAGCTGGTGCGAGGAATTCCCAACCGGGTGCACCGGTGGGACGCTGCGTTGTGGCGCAAGGTGGTGAACTCTACGGACGGCATGCCACCGCACTTCGGCGATTACGGCGTAACGCATCCGGTCGCGCCGCGACGTGGCCGTGGCAGCATCCCCAACATTCGGTACACGGCCGGCGAGGACTGGCAGGTCTACGTCGCCCCTCAGACGCTTCCGGGTAACGATGACTTCTTTGTGATCGCGCGGGAACTTCTGCGCTCGGAGTACTGGCCTGTCCGCGGGGAGGCTACTTCGTGGGGAGACGCGGAATTGGCCATGTGCGCACGGGGGCAGCGGGCGAAGGCCGGTGGCGGAGCGGAGTGGCGTGCCTGGGCCACTTCCCACCACTTGGCGGTTACCGCGGAGGCCCTGCGAACGACGGGCCAGCCGTGA
- a CDS encoding PIN domain-containing protein, translating to MIVVGDTSGLVAALNTSDPDHGAARTAMRQAALIVVSPLVILEIEHITTRNVDRKAAYAVNDWVLGQERTGRFAIPELSAGTLRKARKVQNHYAALRLDLTDAVNVVLAEAYDTEIILTLDRRDFRAVTPLTGDHAFRLLPDDL from the coding sequence GTGATCGTCGTCGGGGACACCTCCGGCCTGGTGGCCGCACTGAACACCTCGGATCCTGACCACGGAGCCGCTCGGACCGCCATGCGTCAGGCAGCACTCATCGTGGTATCGCCGTTGGTGATTTTGGAGATCGAACACATCACCACGCGCAACGTCGACCGCAAGGCCGCGTACGCGGTGAACGACTGGGTGCTGGGACAAGAGCGAACCGGACGCTTTGCCATTCCCGAGTTGTCCGCCGGCACACTTCGCAAGGCCCGTAAGGTCCAGAACCACTACGCGGCCCTGCGGCTCGATCTGACCGATGCGGTGAACGTCGTTCTGGCCGAGGCGTACGACACTGAGATCATCCTGACCCTCGACCGCCGGGACTTCAGAGCCGTCACCCCTCTCACCGGCGATCACGCTTTCCGGCTTCTGCCTGACGACCTGTAG
- a CDS encoding transcriptional regulator: MASTPSISEIRRDRFARRRPADLSELDGPAHGSVSLPLHLAWSGLTEFDLDQPRLRMSCYRIVLAEGMREDLVRYLNRDLLISMWPVLRTLISRDIREVWESAFAELRPSTQTAA; the protein is encoded by the coding sequence ATGGCATCCACGCCCAGCATCTCCGAGATCCGTCGCGACCGGTTCGCGCGGCGTCGACCTGCCGACCTCTCCGAGCTCGATGGCCCGGCGCACGGCAGTGTCAGCCTGCCCCTCCACCTGGCGTGGTCCGGTCTCACTGAGTTCGATCTCGACCAGCCCCGCCTGCGGATGAGCTGCTACCGGATCGTCCTGGCCGAGGGCATGCGTGAGGATCTGGTCCGGTATCTGAATAGGGATCTGCTCATCAGCATGTGGCCCGTTCTGCGCACTCTGATCAGCCGCGACATCCGTGAGGTCTGGGAGAGCGCCTTCGCCGAACTCAGGCCGAGCACCCAGACTGCTGCATGA
- a CDS encoding glycosyltransferase has product MRGKHALSRDPRGHWLLLIVLLPAVFAALLFEGWTAHEVDAAKRKRNCTEPVQKEVAEGGPVLSRNGAKFESAAMPARKVALTFDGGPDPVWTPRLLDLLRKHQAHATFFLYGAQAAQHPDLVRRIREEGHEIGSNTYTGAALGSASSVRFQLELSLTQSALAGTAGIHTSLLRPPQTTTVDTLCGAEWKAARRAATEGYTLVAGDKSSRKPSRGVIQQYSQTDAGYEKAKRLLNNRKIDEFTTVTEGVGLQPAETRVSVLQRWPGTALIWGKSVGHAIASGMNWLLVTAGSLGVLRLLTLAFFARAHVRRLERFRPGSPWLRQVNEPVTVLVPAYNEEAGIESTVRSLLASTHRELQVIVIDDGSTDSTADIATWIDDPRVRVVRQPNSGKAAALNTGLAHAMCDIVIMVDADTVFEPDAIHRLIQPLAHPAVGAVSGNTKVGNRRRLLGRWQHLEYVCGFNLDRRMFEVLECMPTVPGAIGAFRRDALMGVGGVSEDTLAEDTDLTMALWQAGWRVVYEECAIAWTEVPTSLRQLWRQRYRWCYGTLQAMWKHRRTIVEVGPAGRFGRRGLSYLAFFQVALPLLAPIVDVFVLYGMLFRGPIQAGGVWFGFLIVQLVTAGYALRLDRERLRALWSMPFQLFVYRQLMYLVVIQSVVALLLGTRLKWHRMHRSGTADQHRSGAVVTPLGQPTAYEYKSLSSR; this is encoded by the coding sequence ATGAGGGGCAAGCACGCGCTATCCCGTGACCCACGTGGCCACTGGCTGCTGCTGATAGTCCTTCTACCCGCGGTGTTCGCAGCTCTGCTCTTCGAAGGCTGGACCGCTCACGAGGTCGATGCCGCGAAGAGGAAGCGCAACTGCACAGAGCCCGTGCAGAAGGAGGTAGCTGAGGGCGGTCCTGTGCTGAGCCGAAACGGCGCCAAGTTCGAGTCCGCCGCGATGCCGGCCCGCAAGGTCGCGCTCACCTTCGACGGCGGGCCCGATCCCGTGTGGACTCCGCGCCTGCTCGATCTGCTGCGCAAGCACCAAGCGCACGCCACGTTCTTCCTCTACGGTGCGCAGGCGGCCCAACACCCGGACCTGGTAAGGCGGATCCGCGAGGAGGGTCATGAGATCGGCTCCAACACCTACACAGGCGCCGCTTTGGGCTCGGCCTCGAGCGTCCGCTTCCAACTGGAGCTGTCGCTCACGCAGTCGGCTCTGGCGGGCACGGCGGGCATCCACACCAGTCTGCTCCGGCCGCCGCAGACCACCACGGTGGACACGTTGTGCGGAGCCGAGTGGAAGGCGGCGAGGCGCGCTGCCACGGAGGGCTACACCCTGGTCGCCGGCGACAAGTCGTCCCGGAAGCCATCGCGGGGTGTGATCCAGCAGTACAGCCAGACGGACGCCGGATATGAGAAGGCGAAGAGGCTTCTCAACAACCGCAAGATCGATGAATTCACCACGGTCACCGAAGGTGTGGGGCTTCAGCCGGCCGAGACTCGTGTCTCCGTCCTTCAACGATGGCCGGGTACGGCCCTGATCTGGGGAAAGAGCGTCGGCCACGCAATCGCGAGTGGAATGAACTGGCTCCTCGTGACAGCCGGCAGCCTCGGGGTGTTGCGACTGCTGACGCTGGCCTTCTTCGCCCGCGCTCATGTCCGGCGTCTGGAGAGGTTCCGCCCGGGATCGCCCTGGCTGCGGCAGGTCAACGAGCCGGTGACGGTTCTCGTACCCGCGTACAACGAAGAGGCGGGCATCGAGTCCACCGTCCGGTCGCTCCTTGCCTCCACGCACCGGGAGTTGCAGGTCATCGTGATCGACGACGGATCGACGGACTCGACGGCGGACATCGCCACATGGATCGACGACCCCCGGGTGCGGGTGGTCCGGCAGCCCAACTCCGGCAAGGCCGCGGCGCTCAACACCGGTCTGGCGCATGCGATGTGCGACATCGTGATCATGGTCGACGCGGACACCGTCTTCGAGCCGGACGCCATTCACCGCCTCATCCAGCCGCTCGCGCATCCTGCGGTCGGCGCGGTGAGCGGCAACACGAAAGTGGGCAACCGGCGTCGGCTGCTGGGCAGATGGCAGCACCTGGAGTACGTCTGCGGCTTCAATCTGGACCGGCGGATGTTCGAGGTGCTGGAGTGCATGCCGACGGTTCCCGGAGCGATCGGAGCGTTCCGCCGGGACGCGCTGATGGGCGTCGGAGGTGTCAGCGAGGACACCCTCGCCGAGGACACCGACCTCACCATGGCCCTGTGGCAGGCGGGCTGGCGGGTGGTCTACGAGGAGTGCGCCATCGCCTGGACCGAAGTCCCCACCTCACTGCGCCAGTTGTGGCGGCAGCGCTACCGCTGGTGCTACGGCACGCTCCAGGCCATGTGGAAGCACCGCCGTACCATCGTCGAAGTGGGCCCCGCCGGGCGCTTCGGCCGCCGCGGGCTGAGCTATCTCGCCTTCTTCCAGGTCGCGCTCCCCCTGCTCGCGCCGATCGTCGATGTCTTCGTGCTGTACGGGATGCTCTTCCGGGGCCCCATTCAAGCGGGCGGTGTGTGGTTCGGCTTCCTCATCGTGCAGTTGGTGACCGCCGGATACGCGCTGCGGCTGGACCGTGAACGGCTGCGGGCGCTGTGGTCGATGCCCTTCCAGCTTTTCGTCTATCGGCAGTTGATGTACCTCGTAGTCATCCAGTCCGTGGTCGCCCTGCTGCTCGGCACCCGGCTGAAGTGGCACCGCATGCATCGCTCGGGCACGGCCGACCAGCACCGCTCCGGCGCGGTCGTCACGCCGCTCGGGCAGCCGACTGCGTACGAGTACAAGAGCCTGTCATCGAGGTGA
- a CDS encoding ribbon-helix-helix protein, CopG family, with amino-acid sequence MALKKTTVMVDEEDLALIKEAAAREGRSESEYFREAFHLAALRTRRWDEDWDIPSMDFGGPVTAEEIDRAVSDGVADTE; translated from the coding sequence ATGGCTTTGAAGAAGACGACCGTCATGGTCGACGAAGAAGACCTCGCGCTGATCAAGGAGGCGGCTGCTCGGGAGGGGCGCTCGGAGTCGGAGTACTTCCGGGAGGCGTTCCACCTCGCGGCCCTGCGCACCCGTCGCTGGGATGAGGACTGGGACATCCCGAGCATGGACTTCGGCGGACCGGTCACTGCCGAGGAGATCGACCGAGCGGTCTCGGACGGCGTGGCGGACACCGAGTGA
- a CDS encoding LCP family protein, with protein sequence MSDWLDGRHDGSVRGGESGAARIIPGQVWRRATYPAAAPAMAPPQPPGHIRPQGAAPVPPGIPPQFDDSSGADRGADYQRGRRSTRDRPSRRRRIARMMALVVAVVLASSIGTYVWADTRLNRDVDLGKVPDRPPRGKGTNYLIVGSDSRQGLSSQAKKDLHTGTAEGSRTDSMILLHTGAHGTTMTSLPRDSWTTIPSFIRPDTGMHYPPTRNKLNAAFSYGGPRLLVRAVERNTGLRIDHYAEIGFAGFVGIVDAVGGVDMCLERDVKDKKSGVDLKKGCQTLDGAQALAFVRQRHQEAQGDLGRNRNQQKLLTALARKAASPSTMLDPSTVYSALGSGLDTLVVDKDTDPSNLTLLFRALQAVTAGNGKRVNIPVADRDFTTSKGSAVLWERAQSRKLFTQLRNDQPVTFKAER encoded by the coding sequence ATGAGCGATTGGCTTGACGGACGGCACGACGGGAGCGTGCGCGGCGGAGAGTCGGGCGCGGCGCGCATCATCCCGGGGCAGGTGTGGCGTCGGGCCACGTATCCGGCTGCGGCGCCCGCCATGGCGCCTCCGCAGCCGCCGGGACACATTCGACCGCAGGGCGCCGCCCCGGTCCCGCCTGGCATCCCGCCCCAATTCGACGACTCCTCGGGCGCCGACCGTGGTGCCGACTACCAGCGTGGCCGCAGATCCACGAGGGACCGCCCCAGCAGACGCCGCCGCATTGCGCGGATGATGGCCCTCGTGGTCGCCGTGGTGCTGGCGAGCTCGATCGGCACCTACGTATGGGCCGACACCAGGCTCAATCGGGACGTCGACCTCGGCAAGGTCCCGGACCGCCCTCCGCGAGGCAAGGGCACCAACTACCTCATCGTGGGGTCCGACAGCCGGCAGGGCCTCTCCAGCCAGGCCAAGAAGGATCTGCACACCGGCACGGCCGAGGGCAGCCGTACTGACTCCATGATCCTGCTGCATACCGGTGCCCACGGCACCACGATGACGAGTCTGCCGCGTGACTCGTGGACGACCATCCCGTCGTTCATCCGCCCCGACACCGGCATGCACTACCCACCGACGCGGAACAAGCTGAACGCGGCGTTCTCGTACGGCGGCCCGAGGCTGCTCGTCCGTGCCGTGGAACGGAACACGGGGCTGCGCATCGACCACTACGCGGAGATCGGCTTCGCGGGGTTCGTGGGGATCGTGGACGCGGTCGGAGGCGTGGACATGTGCCTGGAAAGGGACGTCAAGGACAAGAAGTCGGGCGTCGACCTGAAGAAGGGCTGCCAAACCCTCGACGGTGCACAGGCGCTCGCGTTCGTCCGGCAGCGGCACCAGGAGGCCCAGGGCGACTTGGGCCGCAACAGGAACCAGCAGAAGCTGCTGACAGCCCTCGCCCGAAAGGCCGCCTCACCGAGCACCATGCTCGACCCGTCGACGGTCTACTCGGCCCTGGGCTCGGGGCTGGACACCCTCGTCGTGGACAAGGACACCGACCCGTCAAACCTCACCTTGCTGTTCCGGGCGCTGCAGGCCGTAACGGCCGGCAACGGCAAGCGCGTCAACATCCCCGTGGCCGACCGCGACTTCACCACCTCCAAGGGCAGCGCGGTGCTGTGGGAGAGGGCACAGTCGAGGAAGCTCTTCACCCAGCTGAGGAACGACCAGCCGGTGACCTTCAAGGCAGAGCGTTAG
- a CDS encoding sodium:solute symporter family transporter has product MSDFLEPRFLAMSLFMLFIAACLFLAMWVSPDLRSGDGFFREGKQLGTVPTGLAVASEVMPTAAVLYLLGTVALSGVDGVILLLCAAASPVLMRRWLAGRLPAARGRTFGEMVTRHLPHGPAKRWVGAACLVAVVPLLIGQLQPLSHAAQLIGLSDPFSRRLVVVLAGGLILACAAIGAARGATMHQIGTAASFLLVAPVMAVMVLLRFDGDIGALLETAERQQGGTGAYLGIGGLFGGGIAGHLDLIAYASCVLLGAAFLPHIVVRLAGAPDARSARKAAGVGAAALCFLVTTAVFLGFGIAALVGREELAQEGPFGGVNLALLATALDGSETGDVGKLMFFIMCSIFLTILASASVLLLSGSASIVHDLGRGGGAEVQPDARRDGGAVRARLAMVGLGVFSILIAALTIDVSPQFWLVLAYTETVSTLLPLLVFSLGKRSIPAAAIKYCVLVTTVINLVLIVFSPLVSGTTHAVFPYADWSMWPLTSPSILSVPTGFLICWAFTRRARADKDAARGGLVVPEQSGKSNDVRTQVR; this is encoded by the coding sequence ATGAGTGACTTCCTCGAGCCACGCTTCCTCGCCATGAGCCTGTTCATGCTGTTCATCGCCGCCTGCCTGTTCCTGGCCATGTGGGTCAGCCCGGATCTGCGCAGCGGCGACGGATTCTTCCGCGAGGGCAAACAACTCGGCACCGTGCCCACAGGACTGGCCGTCGCCAGCGAAGTCATGCCCACCGCTGCCGTGCTTTACCTGCTCGGCACCGTCGCCCTCAGCGGTGTCGACGGAGTCATCCTCTTGTTGTGCGCGGCTGCGTCTCCCGTGCTGATGCGGCGCTGGCTGGCCGGCAGACTTCCTGCGGCCAGAGGCCGGACCTTCGGCGAGATGGTCACCCGCCACCTGCCGCACGGGCCCGCCAAGCGCTGGGTGGGGGCCGCGTGCCTGGTGGCTGTCGTGCCCCTGCTCATCGGGCAACTCCAGCCGCTCAGCCATGCCGCCCAACTGATCGGGCTGAGCGATCCGTTCTCCCGGCGGCTGGTCGTCGTACTTGCCGGCGGATTGATCCTCGCCTGTGCCGCGATCGGCGCGGCCCGCGGCGCGACCATGCACCAGATCGGCACGGCCGCTTCCTTCCTGCTGGTTGCCCCGGTAATGGCGGTCATGGTGCTGCTGCGCTTCGACGGCGACATCGGCGCTCTGCTGGAGACCGCCGAGCGGCAGCAGGGGGGCACAGGGGCATATCTCGGCATCGGCGGCCTCTTCGGAGGGGGCATCGCCGGGCACCTGGACCTCATCGCCTACGCCAGCTGCGTGCTGCTCGGTGCGGCCTTCCTGCCGCACATCGTCGTACGCCTGGCCGGAGCACCGGATGCACGCAGCGCCCGTAAGGCGGCCGGGGTGGGGGCTGCCGCTCTGTGCTTCCTCGTCACCACCGCCGTGTTCCTCGGCTTCGGCATCGCCGCCCTGGTCGGGCGTGAGGAACTGGCCCAGGAGGGGCCGTTCGGCGGTGTGAACCTGGCATTGCTCGCCACGGCCCTGGACGGCAGCGAGACAGGCGACGTGGGCAAGCTCATGTTCTTCATCATGTGCTCCATCTTCCTCACGATTCTCGCCTCCGCCTCAGTGCTGCTGCTGTCCGGATCCGCGTCGATCGTGCACGACTTGGGCCGCGGAGGCGGCGCCGAGGTGCAACCGGACGCCCGCCGCGACGGAGGAGCGGTGCGGGCCCGGCTGGCCATGGTGGGACTGGGTGTCTTCTCGATCCTGATCGCGGCGCTGACGATCGACGTGAGCCCGCAGTTCTGGCTGGTCCTCGCCTACACGGAGACGGTGTCGACGCTGCTGCCCCTGCTTGTGTTCAGCCTGGGCAAGCGGTCGATCCCGGCCGCTGCGATCAAGTACTGCGTCCTGGTGACCACCGTGATCAACCTGGTCCTGATCGTCTTCTCCCCATTGGTCTCGGGCACCACCCACGCGGTCTTCCCGTACGCAGACTGGAGCATGTGGCCGCTGACCTCGCCGAGCATTCTGAGCGTGCCGACCGGATTCTTGATCTGCTGGGCCTTCACCCGGCGCGCACGGGCCGACAAGGACGCAGCGCGCGGCGGTCTCGTCGTCCCGGAGCAATCCGGCAAGAGCAACGACGTGCGGACGCAGGTGCGTTGA
- a CDS encoding nucleotidyl transferase AbiEii/AbiGii toxin family protein, which yields MNLTEFHRRLLADVLAVGEAYPLAVTGGYAVQAHGLVDRLSQDLDVATENPDRMEDIAASVRTGLEGRGWSVRALEADPLSARLIVTDPGSGEECEVDLLKEAFWRPPVTTEFGLVLSLDDVVGTKVRALADRGLARDLIDVRAAADRWSRTELEALGQRHARDDFDLSELQARLGGADWIDDSEFAAYGLDGEETEELRRWALSWADDIAVRLHDPEDLEED from the coding sequence ATGAATCTCACGGAATTCCACCGCAGGCTGCTGGCAGATGTACTCGCAGTTGGCGAGGCCTATCCGCTCGCGGTCACAGGGGGTTACGCCGTCCAGGCCCACGGCCTGGTCGACCGGCTCAGCCAGGACCTCGACGTCGCAACCGAGAACCCCGACCGTATGGAGGACATCGCGGCCTCCGTACGTACCGGTCTGGAAGGCCGCGGCTGGAGCGTACGTGCCTTGGAAGCCGACCCGCTCTCGGCCCGGCTGATCGTCACCGACCCCGGCTCCGGCGAAGAGTGCGAAGTAGACCTCCTCAAAGAGGCTTTCTGGCGCCCGCCGGTGACGACCGAATTCGGATTGGTTCTTTCGCTCGATGACGTCGTCGGCACCAAAGTCCGCGCTTTGGCCGACCGCGGGCTGGCACGGGACCTCATCGACGTGCGGGCTGCCGCAGATCGTTGGAGCCGCACGGAACTCGAAGCGCTCGGGCAACGTCATGCTCGCGATGACTTCGACCTCTCCGAACTCCAAGCGCGGCTCGGCGGAGCGGACTGGATCGACGACAGCGAATTCGCCGCCTACGGCCTCGACGGTGAGGAGACCGAAGAACTGCGTCGGTGGGCACTTTCGTGGGCTGACGACATCGCCGTACGGCTCCACGATCCGGAAGACCTCGAGGAGGACTGA